In uncultured Methanobrevibacter sp., a genomic segment contains:
- a CDS encoding Ig-like domain-containing protein: MNKKIFVLLLVAIVALSLSAVSANENTTDDVVVSSESINTVATYNDVVSDSAINNASITVSAENISYGENAIVEANIIPNTTAGNISFILDGKINQSGIIINGSASTIFENLEIGKHNVTAIYNGISSTTSFNVVGNTVTNDTFFDYFDEEGCLRDYITFSDLIFEGNFTNLNIDGVKITRKINLIGKNASLINTPIFITGDDVSVDNFTFIVNDGSVEAPIVMENCENINISNNIILFNKNSDGNSFAILGGHLVNLTINNNTINFTSENTKDLTYAICIFASNNVNILNNNMLISIPSVPVSYDPITYDATVKSTGMFIEESNNLNINSNNIIVNYNNFNGTYDTIYALNIASGNNVSIKNNNITTKGHSYTYGINIGSKNITIDSNGIYTISDNNYAAGIQINGGSTGIIKNNEILVDSPNFAYGIYSSSFPKTNNITYDGNDVVGNSSYIYGIYLSGYNETLLNNNVSLVGNFTVGIASSANLLTLIKNEIITNGNNIGNASKCGDSIIAETVGIKIASGNVTITNCTVKTNGDYAINTTGAGVITYNYLIANVGLGDDAVKFSNKDTIVENNGPKFILTVPELVKMYGTDGKLQAILTDAKNNPIVNATITFIVNGVTYTRNTNESGIASMNINLYPGFFEVSANYNKTTVNSSINITSSIFGNNIVKIYQNGTQFFATFYGKDGKTLANGTNVTFNINGVIYTRQTNENGTARLAINLRHGEYILTATNLENNEQKGFNITVLSNVETNDLVKYFKNESQFIVKVFNKDGTLANGTNVTFNINGVFYVREVTNGTAKLNINLNPGKYIITTIYEGYAVGNNVTVNSTLITKDLSMNYKDGSTFNATVLDGQGNPLANQTVTFNVNGVVYNKTSDENGIAKLNINLIAGKYIITSTWNGYQVGRTLTIA, encoded by the coding sequence ATGAATAAAAAGATATTTGTTTTGCTTCTTGTTGCAATAGTTGCTCTTTCACTTTCAGCAGTTTCTGCTAATGAAAACACGACAGATGATGTTGTTGTATCTTCTGAAAGCATAAATACTGTAGCAACATATAATGATGTTGTTAGTGATTCAGCAATAAATAATGCTTCTATAACTGTATCTGCTGAAAATATTAGTTATGGTGAAAATGCAATTGTTGAAGCTAATATAATTCCAAATACTACTGCAGGTAATATTAGTTTTATCTTAGATGGTAAAATTAATCAGTCTGGAATTATTATTAATGGTAGTGCAAGTACAATCTTTGAAAATTTAGAAATAGGCAAACATAATGTAACTGCAATTTATAATGGAATTAGTTCTACTACTTCATTTAATGTAGTTGGAAATACAGTTACAAATGATACATTTTTTGATTATTTTGATGAAGAAGGTTGTTTAAGAGATTATATTACATTTTCTGATTTGATTTTTGAAGGTAATTTTACAAATCTTAATATAGATGGTGTAAAAATTACTAGAAAAATTAATTTAATTGGTAAAAATGCTAGTTTAATTAATACTCCTATTTTCATTACTGGGGATGATGTTTCAGTAGATAATTTTACTTTTATTGTAAATGATGGTTCTGTAGAAGCACCTATTGTAATGGAAAATTGTGAGAATATTAACATAAGTAATAATATTATTTTATTTAATAAAAATTCTGATGGTAATTCATTTGCAATTTTAGGTGGTCATTTAGTTAATTTAACTATTAATAATAATACTATTAACTTTACTAGTGAAAATACTAAAGATTTGACTTATGCTATTTGCATATTTGCGTCTAATAATGTAAATATTTTAAATAATAATATGTTAATTAGTATTCCATCTGTTCCTGTAAGTTATGATCCAATTACTTATGATGCTACTGTAAAATCTACAGGTATGTTCATTGAAGAATCTAATAATTTGAATATAAATTCAAATAATATTATTGTAAACTATAATAATTTTAATGGAACTTATGATACTATTTATGCTTTAAATATTGCTTCTGGAAATAATGTATCTATAAAAAATAATAATATAACTACTAAAGGTCATAGTTATACTTATGGAATTAATATTGGTTCTAAAAATATAACAATCGATTCTAATGGTATTTATACTATTTCTGATAATAATTATGCTGCAGGTATTCAAATAAATGGTGGTTCTACTGGCATTATTAAAAATAATGAAATTTTAGTAGATTCTCCTAATTTTGCATATGGTATTTACTCAAGTAGTTTCCCTAAAACTAATAATATTACTTATGATGGTAACGATGTTGTAGGTAATTCTAGTTATATCTATGGTATCTATTTAAGTGGATATAATGAAACTTTATTAAATAACAATGTATCTCTTGTAGGTAACTTTACTGTAGGTATTGCATCTAGTGCAAATTTATTAACATTAATTAAAAATGAAATAATTACTAATGGTAATAATATTGGTAATGCAAGTAAATGTGGAGATTCTATTATTGCTGAAACTGTTGGTATTAAAATAGCTTCTGGTAATGTAACTATAACTAATTGTACTGTTAAAACCAATGGTGATTATGCAATTAATACTACTGGTGCTGGAGTAATAACATATAATTATTTAATTGCTAATGTTGGTTTAGGTGATGATGCTGTTAAATTTAGCAATAAGGACACTATTGTAGAAAATAATGGTCCTAAATTTATCTTAACTGTTCCAGAACTTGTTAAAATGTATGGCACTGATGGTAAACTTCAAGCTATTTTAACTGATGCTAAAAACAATCCTATTGTTAATGCTACCATTACATTTATTGTTAATGGTGTAACTTATACTAGAAATACTAATGAAAGTGGTATAGCATCTATGAATATTAATTTATATCCTGGATTCTTTGAAGTATCAGCTAATTACAATAAAACTACTGTAAATTCAAGTATTAATATTACTTCATCTATATTTGGTAATAATATTGTTAAAATTTATCAAAATGGAACTCAATTCTTTGCAACATTCTATGGTAAAGATGGTAAAACATTAGCTAATGGTACTAATGTAACATTTAATATTAATGGTGTGATATATACACGTCAAACTAATGAAAATGGTACTGCAAGATTAGCTATTAACTTAAGACATGGAGAATACATTTTAACTGCAACCAATCTTGAAAATAATGAACAAAAAGGATTTAATATTACTGTTTTGTCAAATGTTGAAACTAATGATTTAGTAAAATACTTTAAAAACGAATCTCAATTTATTGTTAAAGTATTTAATAAAGATGGAACTTTAGCTAATGGTACTAATGTAACATTTAATATTAATGGTGTATTTTATGTTAGAGAAGTCACTAATGGTACAGCTAAATTAAATATTAACTTAAACCCAGGTAAATATATAATTACTACTATTTATGAAGGATATGCAGTTGGAAATAATGTTACTGTAAATTCAACTTTAATTACTAAAGATTTATCTATGAATTATAAAGATGGATCTACATTTAATGCTACTGTTTTAGATGGACAAGGTAATCCATTAGCTAATCAAACTGTAACATTTAATGTAAATGGAGTAGTTTATAATAAAACCTCTGATGAAAATGGTATTGCTAAATTAAATATTAATTTAATTGCTGGTAAGTATATCATTACTTCAACATGGAATGGTTATCAAGTTGGAAGAACTTTAACTATTGCTTAA